A stretch of Lathyrus oleraceus cultivar Zhongwan6 chromosome 6, CAAS_Psat_ZW6_1.0, whole genome shotgun sequence DNA encodes these proteins:
- the LOC127094221 gene encoding uncharacterized protein LOC127094221: MDPIKYIFEKHIVTGRIARRQMLLTEYDIQYVTQKAIKGSVLYDYLAHLPVEGYQPLRFDFPDEDIIFIRDFTIPGPEEGPEPGSQWTLVFDGASNARGHGIGAVITSPTGFHLPFTSRLYFDCINNMAEYEVCIYGMEAAIDFRIKILEVYGDSALVISQVKGD, translated from the coding sequence atggatccgataaagtatatatttgaaaagcaTATTGTTACTGGTAGAATTGCTCGGCGGCAAATGTTGTTAaccgaatatgatatccagtacgTGACTCAAAAAGCAATAAAAGGGAGCGTTCTGTATGACTACCTTGCTCATTTACCTGTGGAGGGTTATCAACcgttgaggtttgactttccagatgaagATATCATATTTATCAGAGATTTCACTATTCCAGGCCCCGAGGAAGGCCCTGAACCAGGATCACaatggacgctcgtgttcgatgGTGCTTCCAATGCTCGTGGTCATGGAATAGGCGCAGTTATTACTTCTCCAACTGGCTTCCACCTTCCATTTACCTCTAGATTATACTTTGACTGCATcaacaatatggcagaatatgaggTATGTATATATGGTATGGAGGCGGCCATTGACTTCAGGATCAAGATTCTTGAGGTATacggagattcagctctggtaataAGTCAGGTAAAAGGTGATTGA